The sequence tcaagctttctagctttgaatcttcattattttgatggatctaaactttatagcttaagatcactttgtttttgttaaaagatcaaaacttgtgtttatgatcttcatgtaacttgtagatctagcttctTACTTTAAGGAtcatcaagaacattaaagattaaagctttctagcttagcgtttcattattttgttgaagatcttagctttttagcttatgatctcattacttttactagatcttagctttctaacttatggtctcattaatcttgtaaaaatccaagctttctagcttagggtttcttaatacttgagatctaagttattattgtagatctcacttacttggaaccttttttgaTTTTTATCATGATAAAAATCaattcttcatcatctcatatgatgaagatgcataaacttgtgtcaaaaggacaaaggttgaagctttattttgtttatgcaataaagagacaaccttgatgttcaaaacttgtagaatgttagcttttactcttagttgtgtgttgatggttgaaacttggtcaaagtgatgcttaaacattaaagagttgtacacttgaagcttacacgcatcaaggatgagaaccgtgatgagcgtcaagcaccaaggaacccaccagagcacttgtttgctTTTTTTCGGGGTcttatcagactcctgggacttctggaaagtttattttcagatagttcgtttcgattagatgacttttcgttcaagactcgcctaaatccggtatacggtttaggatttatagccttccgaaaagcactacgcctttgtaacgacgtgctgaaaattctgacctactcgcgcttgaaccgtttcCACGGTCAAAGGACAtcaagttaggatctgaaaatttgacagcggtacaaggactcacatacggagccttgaccactgaccatgcatcttttcagtttgtatagaggtcgtagtagctgtccgaagtcagcctttgtttcgatctctattcttgttgaaaacttactttatcttttacgaatgatgatgatgatgatgatgatgatacttaagtcttaacttattcacttttaaaattttggggacaatatactgacttagtaatctttgacttaggttgaggaccttttggaccgacttactacttgcatacttttcatagcgacttttaccgcacattcactgtgagttatagctttccttttttactttaagtatttttgggactaagaatacatgcactttttatgtttttacatactagacacgagcacTTAAACTTTATACATGTGTGGGttacataacggcacaaagattcccctaagctcggtaacgtttaactattggtttataaaccggtagacgcgaatcttagatatggatccatagggtttgacatccccactcgggctagtcgtgctagcattcaatgggtgtttaatacttcgtaaacttacgcacttgccaggtgtacttttagggggtgatattacttgttaagttagttaccgggtgcccacggataagcatatacttttcatactgttttgaatacaaaatctcgtggtctatattacattactgattacaaacaaactatagctcaccaacattcgtgttgacatttttaagcatgtatttctcaggtgcttagacgttgttgcttccgctgttagacttgctattatagtcttggtgttatggaCTGGTTGTTATAGACTCGTTGTTTTAGACTTCCGCTACATTACTTAGAATTGTCCgaagcatggaacttttattttgcattcacaacttatgttattttcaaacaatggcgttgtaatgacctttgtatcacgtacttatgttaatgctttctattcgtagaagcacggtaccgtttgtaaaacatttgacgttggtaaaaacgttaccttttcatgaatgcaaaacttgttttaaaatagcatatagtattataccgtgtaatggacctgttgttgatgatccgtacatgatagttttgtacggggtgtcacatttagtatcagagcatcgatagtagggaattaggttacattaatgtgtcttgaccgagtcgagtagggttcactaataggactaatctacaacttgctcgtttacttgtttctgcggaactgctgcatgctactgcttacttttactgctatatgatcttgATGTAtactactgcttattctcgctactgcatgctactatctgctttttgcatgatacttctgtttgatattgttattattgccatgctaagtactgctgtagacgatctaggatgctgtagttattatgcctgattacgttctcgctacatgtctgctattcgctgtaccgacttggaaaatttatctttcctagttcaaatgtttttctgaacccttttcctacTCGTCTAAtcctaaggactagtattgtaatccacctgttactaccgttccaccgtcccagagatcgaaacattacttcacgcaatctaggaagagtacccctcggattacacgcccactaaagttgatcctcagaggaggagatatgtgaggacttgtcggagtaactgcACCTCGCCCtaccccccgagctcaccctaattagccacgtacaacgtatgaacattagaaggttgttcagtttccacaAGTTGACCTCTATCCCGTACGCTTtaatgaccgtcacttatctctttcatccttcaccactactcgacgatctaacgacacttctagacttaggtccctaacattcTTAGGCAATGGAGAAGTCggaaaggcatctcctttcacaaggtcagagtgtctcctactgatgctcagccatacccaaagacttgggagtcgcctcaagacatatcgtattactacttgctatacgtacaactcgacacgagacccagattaaatttctagaaaggaacctaacgacattatctggacccgaacattttgaagaaaatatAGGgaaatttaggcattgatgcatgacctacggaacatacgcacccacaccgagaaactgtgagattatttatgtagattttgttttgtgatagcatagataaagcaccgttagatgaaattgagtagaacttgaagtgatcacattacaatgaccatatggagtgatattggaatgaacttaCAATtttgtacaatataatgacacccggccaacgtgattatattgaagtaaatcaggcagaagttccaatgttactacataaggaatatgaagtgattcaaagaaaatttttgtAGGAACCACttaagtatacgcattatggtctgttagaggtagggaaagaataaccacatagcccagataccgtacaagaagggccttgattgcagaattgataacccggaatttttttatagatatagacaccctggacacttaaggaaaaagttctcaaataggaaaagttttggacttacttgcggtagagcaatcgttatctcagctatggagactcacatggatcctgattatagttagggtataattcgtcacaacgttttattgtctcgaagttgtttaatactagagtgatagaaaccttatatctaaggaccctagtgttatgactaataagccattaacaacaatGAGAGCTAAGTAttttataggacaagctaatggtaagctggcagagatagaggaataatttaaggtagtaccttaaaatttacaggagggtcatttggagatgacctcatgtcaataaaacttggaagttttaaagtagtagttggaaaagattagttacctacgcacaagcagatgttatttgagaagattgatagaatttttcacgatagtatagtaagatttggttggaataaaccttaagattaacctaacacccatcaatttgggaagcttgatgtaatagttggaatggactttaggattaacctaatagtcatcaagttaggaagctttgatgaaatagttggaacggactggctttcaaggataaaAGCGAAAGTtcggtattcgattcatcccggaactggtaagatgtaccacgatctcaaggaacaatattgatggccgaaccttaaaaaggacattgctacttatattgggaagtgtctgacttgttccaaggtcaaagccgaacaccaaaagccatctgggttacttcaacagccagaaatcccacaatggaaatgggaaggaataacaatggatttcatcacgaagctaacgaaaacggtaggcggttatgacactatctgggttattgttgaccgtctcaccaaaactgctcactttctagccatgaaggagacagatacaatggacaaacttgcacaacgatacaggaAATTGTAtaccgtcacttcagcaattcaaactcTATATaataaagactacccaagaatcttatttgatactcattcttacgcgactctaaatcctaacttattccgagagatttcttattcgatgataatcacaccatcatccttcttactttgatattaatcatgccagttcaaaattttccaaaatcaatgggtggttaattctcatcctcatactctcccattcatatcttacttataagcaacagcttcatacttaagcattttttgtcaaaggacttatgccctactaatagtcatcaaccacatttaaattcaatagttttcattacctcgtgacattgttgctcaaatatcacccaaaattttcaaaaatcttttactcgatcctcatcaatctttttccaacttgtaacctccgaaatatgaaaattttgtttgccaaaattttacacacactattttactgtgcgatcctctcaaagttttataaaaaaaataaatttattttattgccatgttatatataataaagtaaataattacttatttttgactagtacatatgaaattttactttcacttttacaaatcaattcttttattcaaaagatattttacttagaatagtacatgttgtacataactctagtttactaagaacttcatttcttttattacattgtcaccttaaacattttctataaaattttcgttgcttgttatataaaatttttcgtgttattcgtatccaagtcatcatgaagactttacaaccatcagattcatgtgtgtgtgtgtgaaaaaggcacttactgccatatcatgcagagcctttggacatccactaacacttaaaccattcaaaattattgcgttacctcagggatcttatttgccacacctgttggagcgatgctctttcttacataactctgagtccttacttattccaagagattctcgtttaatgatattaacaccatcaatattttgactttaatattagtcataacctgtttgacaTTTTGCAAGTCAAGTagtgattaacttctcatcctcatgctctatccttcatacctcactttttagcaacggcttcgcacgtgaacatttttgacccaaagacttatgtcctgataattatcaaaactacttttaattcattagttttcattacctagtaccaTGTCACCCAataattcaaagatttttcactcgatctttttcaactcgtaaccgctgaaatacgaaaaactatgtttatcagaaATTTTTACACGTTTATTTATGTGGtcttcacgagatttatggacaaatgaaagtaataaaatttttctgtcactattgcgatttataaaatcatatatgtatgtatataagcaAGTTAATAAAATTAccttttacttattttggttagtacatactaagttataccttcaaattatttaaaaatcgctcttttattgagttgtttaacttaagtcaaatagttttgtgcaaaatgaaacacgttgtacatacttctaaatttactaagaacttcgttccgttcatgttgtcacatcaaacgtttaaaggtttttcaaaacttccctggttgattttattaaaggttttcgtattagtctacaccatgtatggatcacacttcttctcgtcctccgtttaaggatgaagtttaccattaagatctttgttaaaaactcttgagccactttggatggcagttttataaaatttattaagaagtctttgcgctcattaaATGTTcctttttaaggttagacatggcaaaatcgtggaccgataaatcagttttctgaggtacactcagtggtcaccctattgtaggaaagacaTTATGTagttttctactctcaatatttcacggctaatcgcaacaccctcgtaaacatcaactcTATGAAtcggtatgttgaggtacaagaaatcatttttgagattcttttcacttggattaaaccattctttatgaacaagggttcacgtatcttctcatccgcgcatccccttaagtataaggataaattcagatcaactcgctcgttgtacgaagagttccctctcgttcaaagatcacacctttcgtgcgattttctttcggaaatgtaatgtaaattactttaaaaatctatgaatcatgttatcctcttggaagggactgcttaaaacatttataacACTGATgcggttactctatatatttcttccttcgttggttgcaactatatgttgttctagtcgatgttaaccctaacttcagcatatagttacattatggaactgtgctttcatttcatccaaggatacgTTCACATACAGTAtgataaactgggtgatatccttcattgttcgttcagaccatcctgaagacactataaataattatggcttgcattgcatgtaagtctgattagtcactctcagctaaaatttcaattcatttattcaaatgaaatgtttcttaaatatcggattctttatgcctatggtccctTCTGAAATTAAGGGGTTAATAAaattcgtggctaacactatccagatatcaaatcgcatggttgtgatcaccatgttttccattctacctgtcagctttgtattgcgacataagcgcttaatgtttttaatgagtttggtaacattcatgatgcatttcatgcatccagcttactgaagatgcctgtaaggctaaaaacatcatctttccttttgtggatatatattcagatgacatactcatgttaacaagaaacgaaatcaatttgttgatcttaaggtcaagagacttgattaatggcatatacctattcttacttttatacgcccaagtacctttcaaggtaaatagctcacttctgagcccacgagtctctcagaactttgatacgctcctttttcttcaaattcggtaccattgttggtcactcctcaaaatttcagaacgaaattttctttaacgggtgggtaatgtaacgacccgactttttcgacttatatttttgtgctctatactttcacgaaactgcgtatttatgcgtactaagctagtttatgctctgggttctttattcatgattaattacttttgtTAATGTCTTAAAacatgctattaagtgtttaatcacttaacatgatcctcgaatgcttttacgaccattagtgtcacttgtcgttttgaacgagctacgtactttgtacacgtttaacttttgtcataattggactattatgactacgtaatactaattgttattttctaatgacagttacttggcttattggtttcttaattacgcttagtaatttactaatgcacactacttAGTCTAATTGGACttataccttaatggacttaagcccaccctactctagttaatggaccattaaattagcccaactttaatggatttatgatccattaagatgtaggacaaaaacctattaatatgagccaacatactagcatttttgttaaccattcgtacacatgttgcatgggatcccaacaacaagcaccacctttagaccaccaccatataAAAAGCAAAATTTATCCCCCTCTTGTCCCCCCAaaacccacggccaccaccaccctccaccactatatatatcaagcttatttcacccatttcacacttgatctcattcacattttacacacacttgctctctaattctctttctagtctttctcacactaaaaattgtaagttttaaattttcttcttcttcttcttcttcttcttcttcttcttttcttcttatacacgacatcatcatcatcttcataagatcaagctttttagcttcttgatcttgttatatcttgaagatttaaactttgatttgaatcctttaagaacatgaaagattcaagctttctagctttgaatcttcattattttgatggatctaagctttatagcttaagatcactttgtttttgtcaaaagatcaaaacttgtgtttacgatcttcatgtaacttgtagatctagcttcttgctttaaggatcttcaagaacattgaagatctaagctttctagcttagggtttcattattttgttgaagatcttagctttttagcttatggtctcattacttttactagatcttagctttctagcttatggtctcattaatcttgtataaatccaagctttctagattagggtttcttaatacttgagatctaagttattattgtagatctcatttacttggaaccttttatgatttttatggtgataaaaatcaagtcttcatcatctcatatgatgaagatgcataaacttgtgtcaaaaggacaaaggttgaagctttattgtgtttatgcaataaagagacaaccttgatgttcaaaacttgtaaaatgttagcttttactcttagttatgtgttgatggttgaaacttatcaaagtgatgctaaaacatcaaagagttgtacacttgaagcttacacgcatcaaagatgagaaccgtgatgagcgtcaagcaccaaggaacccaccggagcacttgtttgctattttttggggtctgatcagactcctgggacttctggaaagatgatttcagatagttcgtttcgagtagatgacttttcgttcaagagTCACCTAAATctaatatacggtttaggatttatagccttccgaaaatcacaacGCGGGATGGTAGCTGAAGATTAAGGCAGGACTTGTAAAATCTATCTTCCTCAGGAAGAATCGGCAAAGGTTTGTTTTTCTCCTCCTTTTTTCCAGAATACCAGACAAGAATGCTATTGTAATCTTCAAAAATACAAGTAGCTTTAACaaagaaaaatgattttttttacattCCCTTCACACCCTGTTTTGGGGTTACACAAAACTTGGAGACATTGTCAAAAGAATACCAACTCTCATCACTCATCGAAGCACGAAATAGGTTGGTAAAAATGGATAGATAAGGTTTGCGATTATTGGCACGACACCACATTTCAAAGATAGAAATACGATTGGCACCATAAGGTTGCAGTTGGCTAATACCAATTGAATAATGGCGAAGAACCTCCATGAAGAAGGGGGTAGGAGGAATACATGTATTACTAAGCTCCATAACCTTGTCATAAACAACAATCGTATGCTCCGGCGGCTTGTTCGCCCGTTGACCGCTTACATGGGCAATCGGAGAATATTTCTCAATTGGGGGATATTGATCGATGATCTGGCGAATCTCTGCTTCTGTAATAGAAGATTCTATATCCTTCACGTTCTTATCAGAAGAcatgtgatatggccgaaacggacagttttattttcgcggtgtcgtcaggccgcggcacgtcagaatcagctaccacgagggcAAGTAGTGggttgttttatcatttatatttagctggggttccaagctataactcacctacttgtcttccttttaacgagtaagtggtaaatataactcaggtacatatttttatatgtttgttcagtaatgttggacaaaagtgcctatatagttaaccctagtgacaagaggtgatagatttaaGATTCactagataaaatagtaattagacaataaaagtaaagataggtatgaagaatagaattctgaaggggaattatcgcaagagtttaacttcctaggataaacactaaacctcaatcagctgggctgtgaacctaactgatttgtcactaagagtttaggctttgaagattttggctaagacaggtatccctactcccaacgttaacctgaaaggtttgaacgaccttatggatggaatactaggtacatgaacaaagtggtttacccaataaaggaacgtctcagcttttcttaatcctagttggtctgactaaagcaatatcctaccactaaatcactatgctatgcctcaacattaacatatgtgcaatcttagatatcctaaggtactgctaattgggatagaagtctctccttttgcgatcacttatttaaccccggatcatcttacaatatctcaagaacgttgcttctgacgcgaatcatgcttctgagtaagctagtgttcactgaactctctattgctaactctaaccgcaatctaaatgggcagctcttctatgatgaacaaatggttattcatacgtagatactatatccctattgtgatgttaagcacacataactacttacctcgtatcctagggttgatcaggtcctaattatagccacgtgaataagcgaaaagggtgatccgtaaattaaacttctaaaccgtcaaagtttcagcataacaatatgataagtttcagataaaatattcaacacataataaacaattgtaacagatagataatcatgtaagatgaaagcaactcaagataataactttattaaattaaggaaagtgttcaccatttacagacgagatctggaccattacaagtgttgacaacctctagcccgctcctattacaatcttcggcgttcgcctccggatacttaattttccgctcggaggtgagaaggccttgaaagctctagtgggagaaagtgtattgtagtgagagagtgaatagaggtgtgtgttggaatgaatgacaaagacccattaaatagacttgaaatttgccagcatacgcctggcaTGGCGTATGGAAgggcgtatggcagcccgtttttggcaggccgtatgcaaggcaggccgtttgATGGGCCATGTGGTGGCatgtatatggcaggccgtttccatactggcaggccgtatggcaggccgtatggattgctggtcagccttgattttctggatcgtaacttaatttcttgtctttcaccgttttcgctcttgaatctttgttttagctccgtttctcttgattctttttgcatcatctttgtaattactttgcctacaagtttaacagaaaaagcgattattttgcttacaaagctttgaactttatgcttttgggactcaatatcgggggtaaaaatgtgactttttagctgatatcaacaTGACAGATCGATACAAGATTTAAAGCgtaaataaagaaaatgaaagaaagaAAGCACGGACCTTTGGGTAAATAAATACGAACGGAAAAGAAAATGGCTGCCGGAAAAAGCGCAAAGTTTGAAATAAGAGAGGAGCGTGAAAAACCTAAAAAGGGTAAAGTAACTATTTATAGGCAAACGAAATTTGAAAATGACATGGTCAATTTTTGAacgtacacgtgtatcaatctaCAAAAGTTGATTGACAATCAGCGTACGATAGCAACTCCAGGCAGTTGCATATGTTTTCATCATTATCCTTAAGATAAATAatgacagttgtcacctcgggtaTTGGAATTACAGTCGAAAGGATGATTTTTCAACTATACGAATGTATTGCATTAAAAATGGTGGTTGGTTACACATACACGCATATAATGCCCTATGTGTATTATCAATACGTTCAAATGTACAATTCTCTGATCCAGTGTAATCATTGGGCATTATTTTGTGGTACTATTTAATTCTAAATTAGTTCGACGCTATACACTCATTGgaattgtatataacatcgaactggggtgacttaatgatacgcatatccgcaagactatGCGGATTACGCATCTAAAGCCCCGAACCGCACAATAAATGTCATATAAACGTATGGCACGGGTATAGTTGCACTCTATGCGCATATACCATTAAATGTAAGTTTTGTATACTTGCATAAGGATctagtacattctagaagaatgtacggtataataaatttggattcttttccttaaataacgaaagttagttgggaagagattgcatttaattagggaaaggATTCTttcgaaaccctaattcgtgagcctataaatacatagctcataaacccttaAAAACACATATGGTTACTAATACGTAACAAAATCATACACATCATCATCGTATGAACAAAGCTTCATACAATCTAACATGTCAAGACTTTCAGCTATGtcttgaactataaaaccttcatgtctttgggccactcaacctcgtatgctgggttgttggtggactctcaaatcggccaccctgccagaatcaaaacgataccgatgtgggttatccacgactaagcgtaGGAGGTCCGAATGTttttagtccttaaaccctattatgcactcaagcgtaagttcaccttgacctcatgaaaatatgcttgatcaacaGTTATCCAATTTACTGAAGAAGGGATGATAGAAGAACGGTAACAAAACAAGGTCACGAATTGGATAACAGAAGCGTGGTAGCTTATAACCCTTACCTCCTAAAAATGTACCAAGCTCATCTCAATGTTGAGTGGTGTAACCAAGTTGCTTTAATTAGTTATTTGTTCAAATACATCAACAAAGCTAATGATAGGATTACAGCGCAGCTCTGTGATACAGAAACTGATGAAATTAAAGAATACTATGATTGTCGATATGTTTCATCTTGTGAAACCATTTGGAGGATTTTGAAGTTCGATATACATCATCATTACCCCAGTGTTATAAGACTACCGTTCCATTTGGAGGGACAACAGCAAATCATCTTTGATGAAGATGAATTAATTGATGAGGTATTAGAAAAGCCATCAGTCAATACGTCAATGTTTATTGAATGGATGAATTGTAACGTTTCCAATCAAGAAGCACGTGAATCGACTTATGTCGAATTCCTGACAAAGTTCATTTGGAACAAAGATAATGGGAGTTGGATTAGGCGCAAAAGAAACACCGGTACAATTGGACGTATTCATCATGTGGCACCAGCGTCTGGTGATGTGTTTTTTCTTAGAATACTACTCAACAAGGTTAAAGGTCCAACTTCCTATCAAGATATTCGGACGGTAAATGGTCAGTTATTTAATTGCTACAGAGACGCTTGCTACGATTTAGGTTTATtggatgatgataaagaatatataGAAGGTATACAAGAGGAATTTTTTGGGGAGGGTGGTCATTTCGTCAGAAAATTATTTGCACAATTACTATTATCTAACACTATGAGTCTACCTGAAGTTGTATTTGAGAAAACATTTCGATATTTGTCGGTGGATATCATTCATTCCCACAGAACAggtaacgatatttaaattatattataattaaattgtcatatttactatattaataaattaaatttaattcaTTTCAGGAACATAAATTGAGATTGAActattaaaagatttgattttaCAAGAGATTGACAAATTACTTCAACGCAATAGTAGTTCAT comes from Rutidosis leptorrhynchoides isolate AG116_Rl617_1_P2 chromosome 4, CSIRO_AGI_Rlap_v1, whole genome shotgun sequence and encodes:
- the LOC139841632 gene encoding uncharacterized protein, which codes for MYQAHLNVEWCNQVALISYLFKYINKANDRITAQLCDTETDEIKEYYDCRYVSSCETIWRILKFDIHHHYPSVIRLPFHLEGQQQIIFDEDELIDEVLEKPSVNTSMFIEWMNCNVSNQEARESTYVEFLTKFIWNKDNGSWIRRKRNTGTIGRIHHVAPASGDVFFLRILLNKVKGPTSYQDIRTVNGQLFNCYRDACYDLGLLDDDKEYIEGIQEEFFGEGGHFVRKLFAQLLLSNTMSLPEVVFEKTFRYLSVDIIHSHRTDLILQEIDKLLQRNSSSSRSFSSMPFPSNHIRNISENHLIIDELSHDKSTLANEHSDFITKLASEQKKAYNQIIKVVDHGKRAVLFLYGYGGTEKTFLWKTLLASLRSKREIVLNVASSGIAALLLSGGQTAHSHFHIPLHSMDESFCTISPSSKLGELIRRTKVLIWDEALISAKKSRYSITNAWA